Part of the Sporomusa termitida genome, CGATACCAGCGGAAATCATTAAAGCTGCCGTAAGATTGTCCGGGGCATGAGCGCCAAAGTAAATCCCCAGAGCAGCACCAATATGGCCAAAACAAATGAACGGTGCTCTTCGGCCCCATTTATCTGCCAGGTGACCAAAAACCAGTAGACTTACCCCCCCCAGCACATACGGCAGTGCAGCAAGTGCCCCCATAGCATTCCAGGAGAAGCCCCGCGCCTCTTTGAGATAATTGGGCAGCCAGGCCATTGTTCCCCACCAAATAGATGCTACGCAAAAATAATTGACGGTCAGCAGCCAAAAGCGATAGTCTGTTGCAAAGCTCTTAATGCGTTGGGCCAGGGTTTCGGTAGCAATCCCTTTTTGCTGTTCAGCCTCAGCCTTCAGTCCACTTTCAATCCAGTCAAGCTCTAACTTATTTACCCGTTTATGCTGGCGGGGGTGATCAGTAACGTAAAACCATATAATCAGCAATGGTATCATGCCTAAGATGACTAATGAGAAGAAGGTGCCACGCCAGCCCCACGCCGCTAGAACCCAGCTAAAGAAAGGCATTGCCAGAGCCGGTCCTCCCATAAGGCCAATAAGCCATACTGCATTGGCTTTGCCACGTTCACCTGGCGGAAACCAGTTTTTAACAAAACTGCTTTGCATTGGCCAGTGCATCCCTTCGCCGATACCCAAAATAACACGCGACACCAGCAGCGTTGTGAAAACTGCAGCAAAACCACCGATAGCAACTGACACTGTCCATAACAAAATAGATAACGACATTGCTTTTCGCGGCCCCATCCAGTCTCCCAGGGGGCTAAGCAAGATATTCGCCAGCCCGTAAGCGATAAGAAAGAGCGTCATAATCAAGCCCATCCGGACTGGATCACCTTTGATTCCCATTTCCGTGAGGAAGGCATTATCCGCTAAAAGTATCGAGACATTCACCCGATCCCAATAAGCAATCAGTAATGTCAGTAGCAGAATAAGTACTAATACCCATCTTTCCTTGGTTGGCTTGACACCCGCCGTCTGCCGCGCGTCGTTTATGGTACTCACATATAGCCCCTCCCAATTATAAAGTTTTGCGCCTGGGGAAAATCTAAAACCTCCTCTCTCATTTCTATTTTCCTGGAAAATAAAAGAGCATTGCGGCTCAAGGCTTACCTTGAGCCGTTTTTATTTTTCCACCAGCAAAACCTTGAATAATAATTAGGTAGAGTGCCAACGTTTTGTTGGGGAACAAATCAAAAGTAGACGGAACATATTAGATGCTTACTATTCTTAATCTTCAATTAATTAAAGCGATAATCCTTTGCCGGTTCTCAATGCGTTTGCTTGATCTGCATCACAAAATCGTAGCCCCGGTTAAGGGCTTCCTGGTTGGCAGGCACCATGCCGGGCTTGGCGGCAAACTTTTTGGCAAAGGCATTCATCAGCGATTCTTTCTCCACCACAGCTGTGGCAGCCAACAATGCACCTAAAGCTACCATATTAATCATCTTTACACTACCCAGCTCACTGGCGATTTCA contains:
- a CDS encoding MFS transporter, which produces MSTINDARQTAGVKPTKERWVLVLILLLTLLIAYWDRVNVSILLADNAFLTEMGIKGDPVRMGLIMTLFLIAYGLANILLSPLGDWMGPRKAMSLSILLWTVSVAIGGFAAVFTTLLVSRVILGIGEGMHWPMQSSFVKNWFPPGERGKANAVWLIGLMGGPALAMPFFSWVLAAWGWRGTFFSLVILGMIPLLIIWFYVTDHPRQHKRVNKLELDWIESGLKAEAEQQKGIATETLAQRIKSFATDYRFWLLTVNYFCVASIWWGTMAWLPNYLKEARGFSWNAMGALAALPYVLGGVSLLVFGHLADKWGRRAPFICFGHIGAALGIYFGAHAPDNLTAALMISAGIASIALALPQSWTILQQIVPSKAVGAATGSMNGLANAGSAFAPVLIGYFISVTGGYVGGLMFLVGVAVLGAFCMAILSLKKY